Proteins encoded within one genomic window of Camelina sativa cultivar DH55 chromosome 19, Cs, whole genome shotgun sequence:
- the LOC104766482 gene encoding uncharacterized protein LOC104766482 isoform X2 — MLESISLISCNFSRLPPLLKPSTRPQTLTQSPNLLLLHSKASSPFPKSYRIALFSKYERKDTFFHVCKSSLNNPEPEKTQIQDEGRDWSSSILLFALWGALLYYCFNLAPDQTPTQDLYFLKKLLNLKSDDGFRMNQILVGLWYIMGLWPLVYGMLLLPTGRSKTPAWPFVVLSFFGGVYALLPYFALWNPPAPPVSETELRKWPLNILESKITAGVTLVAGLGIILYSVVGNAGDWTEFYQYFRESKFIHVTSLDFCLLSAFAPFWVYNDMTSRKWFDKGSWLLPVSVVPFLGPSLYLLLRPPVSETTAPKESPSSDPNQ, encoded by the exons ATGTTGGAAAGCATTAGCCTCATCTCCTGCAACTTCTctcgtcttcctcctcttcttaaACCCTCCACACGACCTCAAACTTTAACACAATCCCCAAACCTCCTTCTTCTGCATTCAAAAGCTTCTTCACCATTTCCAAAATCTTACAGAATTGCCCTTTTCTCAAAATACGAGAGGAAAGACACATTCTTCCATGTCTGCAAAAGCTCTTTAAACAACCCAGAACCAGAGAAAACTCAAATCCAAGATGAAGGAAGGGATTGGTCAAGCTCAATTTTGCTTTTTGCGCTTTGGGGTGCGCTTTTGTACTATTGCTTCAATCTCGCACCTGATCAGACACCG acgCAAGACTTGTACTTTTTGAAAAAGCTCTTGAATTTGAAGAGTGATGATGGTTTTAGAATGAATCAGATCCTTGTTGGGTTATGGTACATCATGGGTTTGTGGCCTTTGGTATATGGCATGCTTTTGCTTCCCACTGGTCGAAG TAAAACCCCGGCTTGGCCTTTTGTTGTGCTTTCGTTTTTCGGTGGTGTGTACGCTTTGTTACCTTATTTTGCCCTGTGGAATCCTCCTGCTCCTCCTGTTTCAGAGACTGAGCTGAGAAAATGGCCTTTGAATATTCTGGAATCAAAAATAACTGCTGGG GTAACTCTTGTTGCAGGACTAGGTATAATTCTTTATTCAGTAGTTGGTAATGCTGGTGACTGGACAGAGTTCTATCAGTACTTTCGAGAGAGCAAATTC ATTCATGTTACCAGTCTTGATTTCTGTTTACTGTCTGCATTTGCTCCGTTTTGGGTTTACAATGACATGACCAGCAGAAAATG GTTTGATAAAGGCAGCTGGCTTTTACCGGTATCAGTGGTGCCATTCTTGGGACCCTCTTTGTATCTTCTCCTACGACCACCAGTATCAGAGACGACAGCTCCTAAAGAATCTCCATCATCTGACCCAAATCAATAG
- the LOC104766485 gene encoding indole-3-glycerol phosphate synthase, chloroplastic: MEGLVPVQRLPVRVASPSLYRCSNVSVSIRRSLSGFAMDKRIRFTAPSSQFSIRAQQSDLKESLAVSSSSIEDKGNALRIKEWEVEMYQNELAVSQGIRIRRKPPSKAPLGYSGPFELRLHNNDDADSPRNILEEITWYKDVEVSRMKELNPLEELKKTVENAPPTRDFVGALRMAQKRTGLPGLIAEVKKASPSRGILKENFDPVEIAQAYEKGGAACLSVLTDQKYFQGGFENLEAIRNAGVKCPLLCKEFVVDPWQIYYARTKGADAVLLIAAVLTDLEITYLLKICKKLGLAALVEVHDEREMGRVLGIEGIELVGINNRSLETFQVDISNTKNLLEGEHGRQICEKDMIVVGESGLFTPDDIAYVQAAGVRAVLVGESIVKQSDPEKGIAGLFGRNISHT; encoded by the exons ATGGAAGGACTAGTGCCGGTACAGAGACTTCCGGTTAGAGTGGCTTCACCTTCTCTGTATCGGTGTAGTAACGTTTCTGTCTCAATCAGACGTTCACTTTCAGGCTTCGCCATGGACAAAAGGATCAGATTTACGGCTCCGTCGTCGCAGTTCTCGATCCGGGCTCAACAG tcGGATTTGAAGGAAAGCTTAGCGGTGTCTTCGTCTTCAATAGAGGACAAAGGAAATGCTCTTAGAATCAAGGAATGGGAAGTAGAGATGTATCAGAATGAATTAGCAGTTAGCCAAGGTATTAGAATAAGGAGAAAACCACCAAGCAAGGCTCCTTTGGGATATTCTGGACCATTTGAGTTGAGATTGCATAACAACGATGATGCTGATTCTCCTCGTAATATCTTGGAGGAGATTACATGGTACAAAGACGTGGAAGTTTCGCGG ATGAAGGAGCTAAACCCACTTGAGGAGCTGAAGAAAACTGTAGAGAATGCTCCTCCAACCAGGGATTTTGTTGGGGCGCTAAGGATGGCTCAGAAAAGAACCGGGTTGCCTGGCTTGATAGCTGAGGTTAAGAAGGCTTCTCCAAGTAGAGGGATCTTAAAAGAGAATTTTGACCCG GTTGAGATTGCTCAAGCTTATGAAAAAGGTGGAGCAGCATGCCTCAGCGTTTTGACAGACCAGAAGTATTTCCAG GGAGGGTTTGAAAACTTGGAAGCAATAAGGAACGCTGGTGTGAAG TGTCCACTATTATGCAAAGAGTTTGTTGTAGATCCATGGCAGATCTATTATGCTCGGACTAAAGGTGCTGATGCAGTTTTGCTTATTGCTGCTGTATTGACTGACCTAGAAATAACCTACTTGCTTAAGATTTGCAAGAAGCTCGGTTTGGCTGCCCTTGTTGAG GTACATGATGAGAGAGAGATGGGTCGTGTGCTTGGAATAGAAGGGATCGAGCTTGTTGGCATCAATAACCGAAGTCTTG AAACATTTCAAGTAGACATCAGTAATACAAAGAATCTTCTTGAAGGAGAACATGGTAGACAAATTTGCGAGAAAGACATGATT GTGGTTGGCGAATCCGGTTTGTTTACACCTGATGACATTGCCTATGTACAAGCCGCCGGAGTTAGAGCG GTTTTGGTTGGCGAGTCCATTGTAAAGCAGAGCGACCCTGAGAAAGGAATAGCTGGACTTTTTGGCAGGAATATTTCTCATACTTAG
- the LOC104766484 gene encoding long chain acyl-CoA synthetase 8 produces the protein MEDSGVNPMGSLSGFGVYGIIGGGVVALLVPVLLSVVLNGSKKGKKRGVPIKLGGEEGYTMRHASAPDLVTVPWEGATTISALFEQSCKKYSRDRLLGTREFIGKEFVTASDGRKFEKLHLGEYKWQTYAEVFDRVCNFAAGLVNVGHNVDTRVAIFSDTRAEWFIAFQGCFRQSITVVTIYASLGEEALIYSLNETRVSTLICDSKQLKKLCGIQSSLKTVKNIIYIEEDGVDVDPSEFNNMDDITVSSISEVEKLGQKTPVQPILPSKNGVAVIMFTSGSTGLPKGVMITHGNLVATAAGVMKVIPKLDRNDTYIAYLPLAHVFELEAEIVVFTSGCAIGYGSAMTLTDTSNKIKKGTKGDVSALNPTIMTAVPAILDRVRDGVLKKVEEKGGMAKTLFDFAYKRRLAAVDGSWFGAWGLEKMLWDTLIFKKVRAVLGGHIRFMLCGGAPLSPDSQRFINICMGAPIGQGYGLTETCAGATFSEWDDPSVGRVGPPLPCGYIKLVSWEEGGYRISDKPMPRGEIVVGGNSVTAGYFNNQGKTDEVYKVDEKGTRWFYTGDIGRFHPDGCLEVIDRKKDIVKLQHGEYVSLGKVEAALGSSNYVDNIMVHADPMNSYCVALVVVSHGALEKWAEEAGVKHSDFAELCENGDAVKEVQQSLTKAGKAAKLEKFELPAKIKLLSEPWTPESGLVTAALKIKREQIKAKFKDELSKLYA, from the exons ATGGAAGATTCTGGGGTGAATCCAATGGGTTCACTGAGTGGATTTGGAGTCTATGGGATCATAGGAGGTGGAGTCGTTGCTTTACTTGTACCTGTGTTACTCTCCGTTGTGTTGAACGGAAgcaaaaaggggaaaaagagaGGTGTTCCGATCAAATTAGGTGGCGAGGAAGGTTACACGATGCGTCATGCTAGTGCTCCTGATTTGGTTACCGTTCCTTGGGAAGGAGCTACAACTATCTCTGCTTTGTTTGAGCAGTCTTGTAAAAAGTATTCGAGAGATCGGTTGCTTGGGACTAGAGAGTTTATTGGTAAAGAGTTTGTTACGGCTAGTGACGGCAGGAAGTTTGAGAAGCTTCATTTGGGAGAGTACAAGTGGCAAACTTATGCAGAGGTCTTTGATCGTGTTTGTAACTTTGCGGCCGGGTTGGTTAATGTTGGACATAATGTTGATACTCGTGTTGCTATCTTTTCGGATACTCGTGCAGAGTGGTTTATCGCGTTTCAG GGATGTTTCAGGCAGAGCATAACCGTTGTTACAATCTATGCTTCTTTAGGAGAAGAGGCTTTGATTTACTCACTTAATGAG ACACGAGTGTCGACTCTAATATGCGACtcaaaacaacttaaaaagtTGTGTGGGATACAATCAAGCTTGAAGACTGTAAAGAACATTATTTACATTGAAGAAGATGGAGTAGATGTTGATCCTAGTGAATTCAATAATATGGATGACATAACTGTTTCGTCGATCTCTGAAGTTGAGAAACTGGGGCAGAAGACTCCTGTTCAACCGATCTTACCTTCGAAGAATGGAGTTGCTGTTATAATGTTTACCAGTGGTAGTACCGGCCTACCAAAG GGAGTTATGATTACCCACGGGAATCTTGTCGCAACTGCTGCAGGAGTTATGAAGGTTATTCCAAAACTGGATAGGAATGACACATATATTGCTTACTTACCTCTGGCTCATGTGTTTGAGCTGGAAGCTGAG attgTGGTCTTTACCTCAGGTTGTGCCATCGGTTATGGCTCAGCAATGACTTTAACTGACACttctaataaaattaagaaaggaACTAAAGGAGATGTTTCAGCTCTAAATCCAACTATCATGACTGCAGTTCCTGCTATTCTTGATCGTGTCCGTGATGGAGTTCTGAAAAAG GTTGAGGAAAAGGGAGGGATGGCGAAGACCCTTTTTGACTTTGCATACAAGCGCCGGTTAGCAGCTGTGGATGGAAGCTGGTTTGGTGCCTGGGGTCTGGAGAAAATGTTGTGGGATACTCTAATCTTTAAGAAAGTACGTGCTGTGCTTGGAGGACACATCCGGTTTATGCTCTGTGGAGGGGCTCCTCTATCTCCTGATTCGCAACGCTTCATCAATATCTGTATGGG GGCTCCCATCGGTCAAGGATATGGATTGACTGAAACGTGTGCTGGAGCTACGTTTTCTGAGTGGGACGACCCTTCTGTTGGCCGTGTAGGACCTCCACTTCCATGCGGCTATATTAAG CTTGTTTCTTGGGAAGAAGGTGGCTACAGAATTTCAGACAAACCAATGCCTCGAGGGGAGATTGTGGTAGGTGGTAACAGTGTAACAGCAGGTTACTTCAACAATCAAGGAAAAACCGATGAGGTTTACAAG GTTGACGAGAAGGGCACGAGGTGGTTTTACACTGGAGATATTGGGAGATTCCACCCTGATGGATGTCTTGAAGTTATTGACAGAAAGAAAGATATTGTTAAACTTCAACACGGGGAATATGTATCTCTCGGAAAG GTGGAGGCAGCTTTGGGTTCAAGCAATTACGTCGATAACATCATGGTACATGCTGACCCAATGAACAGCTACTGTGTAGCTCTTGTCGTTGTATCACACGGAGCATTAGAGAAATGGGCAGAGGAAGCCGGAGTTAAACACAGTGACTTCGCTGAGCTATGCGAGAACGGTGATGCAGTCAAGGAGGTTCAACAGTCTCTTACCAAG GCAGGAAAAGCGGCAAAACTCGAAAAGTTTGAACTTCCAGCAAAGATCAAGTTGCTGTCGGAGCCGTGGACACCCGAGTCAGGATTAGTCACAGCTGCTCTCAAGATAAAGAGGGAGCAAATTAAGGCCAAATTCAAAGATGAACTCAGCAAGTTGTATGCCTAA
- the LOC104766482 gene encoding uncharacterized protein LOC104766482 isoform X1 translates to MLESISLISCNFSRLPPLLKPSTRPQTLTQSPNLLLLHSKASSPFPKSYRIALFSKYERKDTFFHVCKSSLNNPEPEKTQIQDEGRDWSSSILLFALWGALLYYCFNLAPDQTPTQDLYFLKKLLNLKSDDGFRMNQILVGLWYIMGLWPLVYGMLLLPTGRSKTPAWPFVVLSFFGGVYALLPYFALWNPPAPPVSETELRKWPLNILESKITAGVTLVAGLGIILYSVVGNAGDWTEFYQYFRESKFMQIHVTSLDFCLLSAFAPFWVYNDMTSRKWFDKGSWLLPVSVVPFLGPSLYLLLRPPVSETTAPKESPSSDPNQ, encoded by the exons ATGTTGGAAAGCATTAGCCTCATCTCCTGCAACTTCTctcgtcttcctcctcttcttaaACCCTCCACACGACCTCAAACTTTAACACAATCCCCAAACCTCCTTCTTCTGCATTCAAAAGCTTCTTCACCATTTCCAAAATCTTACAGAATTGCCCTTTTCTCAAAATACGAGAGGAAAGACACATTCTTCCATGTCTGCAAAAGCTCTTTAAACAACCCAGAACCAGAGAAAACTCAAATCCAAGATGAAGGAAGGGATTGGTCAAGCTCAATTTTGCTTTTTGCGCTTTGGGGTGCGCTTTTGTACTATTGCTTCAATCTCGCACCTGATCAGACACCG acgCAAGACTTGTACTTTTTGAAAAAGCTCTTGAATTTGAAGAGTGATGATGGTTTTAGAATGAATCAGATCCTTGTTGGGTTATGGTACATCATGGGTTTGTGGCCTTTGGTATATGGCATGCTTTTGCTTCCCACTGGTCGAAG TAAAACCCCGGCTTGGCCTTTTGTTGTGCTTTCGTTTTTCGGTGGTGTGTACGCTTTGTTACCTTATTTTGCCCTGTGGAATCCTCCTGCTCCTCCTGTTTCAGAGACTGAGCTGAGAAAATGGCCTTTGAATATTCTGGAATCAAAAATAACTGCTGGG GTAACTCTTGTTGCAGGACTAGGTATAATTCTTTATTCAGTAGTTGGTAATGCTGGTGACTGGACAGAGTTCTATCAGTACTTTCGAGAGAGCAAATTC ATGCAGATTCATGTTACCAGTCTTGATTTCTGTTTACTGTCTGCATTTGCTCCGTTTTGGGTTTACAATGACATGACCAGCAGAAAATG GTTTGATAAAGGCAGCTGGCTTTTACCGGTATCAGTGGTGCCATTCTTGGGACCCTCTTTGTATCTTCTCCTACGACCACCAGTATCAGAGACGACAGCTCCTAAAGAATCTCCATCATCTGACCCAAATCAATAG
- the LOC104766486 gene encoding RPM1-interacting protein 4-like, translated as MADKGRPLPKFGEWDVNDPSSAEGFTVIFNKARNEKKGGGKTDSPGRDEPGYNKNGEVLEKPTKKWFCCIKSTGAE; from the exons ATGGCA GACAAGGGCCGCCCGTTGCCAAAGTTTGGCGAATGGGATGTAAATGACCCTTCATCAGCTGAGGGATTCACTGTTATCTTCAACAAAGCTAGAAACGAGAAAAAGGGAGGTGGAAAAACTGACTCACCAGGGAGAGATGAACCTGGATATAATAAAAATGGGGAGGTTCTTGAGAAACCCACC AAAAAATGGTTTTGCTGTATAAAATCAACTGGCGCAGAATAA